Below is a window of Thermofilum sp. DNA.
AAAACACCTGAAGAGGCTAAAGCCATCAGGGAGACGCACGAGCGCGTAGTAACCCTCCTGGTAAAGCGCTTCCGAGTACACACCAGGCCTGCAGCAGCCGGAAGGGAAGTCGCACTCCACGCTCTAGCGCTGCGGGCGAGAGCCCAGTAGCAGCCCCAAGCTGAGAGCCCCCCAGCCTCTGGAACCCCGAGCGGCTGAGCCTCACCGACGGCTTGCCGAATACCGCGTACCGCAGCTAGAGTAGCTTCAAAGGAAGGAGGCTCGGCTCCGGGCGCTCCCGCGAGGCGGGAGGCTCCCGAGGTTCTTGGGAGCCGGTGGTTCAGAGAAGCAGGTGGCACTGCGGCTACGTAGAGGCCGCTCTCAAGCGCTTCGCCAGCGCTGAAGCATCAACTACTGTCACGAATCCCCCTCGCGTACCCGAAGCCGTCCCCCAGCTCAGCTGCCAGCACCCCACCGATCCCCCCGCACCCCCAAGGCCTCTCAACCCCCCTCAGCACCCCACCCCCATACTCGAGAGCAGCGCAACCCCCTCCAGCTCCTCAGCCCCTCGGCACACCCAGCACCGCGCTCACAGCCCGCGCTCCCCCGCTAAGCTCACGCAAGCTCTAAAGCTCCACGTACACAGCGAAGCGCGAGAACACTCTACAGCTCAACCGGGCAGCAGAGCCGCCGGGAACGCGGAGCGCGCAACCCTAGCAGCGCAATAACGAAGGGTTAACGCAGCGGTTGAAGACAGTGTATTCTCGCGCCTCCCCAGTCTTCTCCTCAGGGAAGTTGCCAAGGATCCTCTCGAGAAGCTCGCAGCAGCCAGTCTCTCAGCCGAACCTTCTCTTTAGCGGGGTTCTGTCGAAGTCCCCATCGTTGGATACTATCTCCTTCGCCCCGCTTCTCAGCGCTGTAGCCAGGTGTACCGCATCCTCGAAGTCGAGGCTATGCTCCCGCATCAGCTCAGCCGCTCTGACGATGTCCTCTAGCGTCAAGGGTACCACCCTCAAGCCAGGCAAGCCCCCGATCGATCCCACCACCTTCCTGATCACCGCTTGGTCTCTCAAGCTCCTTCCAGCCAGGCCGGCCACTATCACCGCCGCCTCGTACAAGGTTAGCGCTGACGTCACGTAGCTCCCCCGCGGGGCCTCCTCGATCCTCTTCACCCACTCGTAGGAGGTTTCGCCGAAAGCCGGATGCCTGCCGAGCCAGTACACGAAAACGTTGACGTCTACGTAGCTTTTCGGCTCCACCATCTCCTCACAGCCTCGGCCGCGTACTCGTCAACGTCCTCCGGCCACACAGCTACCTCGAAAGCCCCGAAGTACTTGTCAGCGACGCTTTCGAGAAGCTCTATCACAACGCGCCCCCCATCCACCCCCACTCTGACGCGGCTCCCCTCCCTTATCCCAACCCTCTCCCTAATCCTCTTAGGGATAACCACCCTACCCCTCCCATCCACTCTCGCAATCTCCATCCATCTCCCACGGTAGCATGAAATCCCAACCATTTAAGCTTTCCCATCACTTCTCTACTCCCGCTCTCTGCAGCAGCGAGGCAGCCACCACTAGCTGCGCGCAGCCCCGGCACCAGCCCACTGCTCAAGGTCCAGAAGCACCCTTCTCTCCACTCAAGGCGCTACCACTCCCTTCCCTCTCGGGGCTCAGCCCCACACCACCCCGCAGTTCGAGCAGCCCGGAGCACCGGCCCCCCGCGTAAAAGATTTAATTTTTTCCGCTAAACTTCCGCGTATGCTGGGGGGCCCCTCCGCCGGCTTCAAGCCTCCTCTGCTCCCAGAGCTCGAGGTCACGCCTGCGCTGGTTTCCGCCGCCTACAAGCGCGCGCTGAGGCTCGGACTGTACTGGAGGCTTGAGCCGGAGGAGCGGGCTATCCTAGCCCTCGCGAGAAAGCTGAAAGCCATCAAGAGCCCCACCCTCAGAGAAATCGTAGTCAAAATCCTTTCGAAAGTCTGGCCCGAGAAAGCCAAGCTCTACGAAGCGTTCAAGCTCGGCCTCCAAGTAGTCGAGAAGAGAGTCCAGGCAGCCCTCAAAATCGGCGCCCACAGCATCGCAGAGCTCTACACCAAGCTGGCGCCGAAAGCAATCCTGCACCTCGGGCTCGCAGTCATGAACCTCTCACCCCTCTACAGGTGATGGAGAAGCCCAACCCGCCAAGCTCGCGCAGCTCCTCGACAGCTTGGAGAAGGATGTCTTCAGTGTCTGAGGACACCGCGCTGGCAGTCCAAACCTGGAGGCTCAAAATGCTCCTCGAGTGGCGCAAGCACCTGCCAACCCTAGCCGAAGCCGCGAAGGAGGCCTTCGGGGAAGCTGAAGTCTACATCTTCGGCTCAGCCGTCGAAGGCGAGCTCACCGCAGACAGCGACATCG
It encodes the following:
- a CDS encoding type II toxin-antitoxin system VapC family toxin, which codes for MVEPKSYVDVNVFVYWLGRHPAFGETSYEWVKRIEEAPRGSYVTSALTLYEAAVIVAGLAGRSLRDQAVIRKVVGSIGGLPGLRVVPLTLEDIVRAAELMREHSLDFEDAVHLATALRSGAKEIVSNDGDFDRTPLKRRFG
- a CDS encoding nucleotidyltransferase domain-containing protein codes for the protein MEKPNPPSSRSSSTAWRRMSSVSEDTALAVQTWRLKMLLEWRKHLPTLAEAAKEAFGEAEVYIFGSAVEGELTADSDIDVLVVLNHVPRSGLERAKLLDKLWRALEKRGIPPWYPFEVHLA
- a CDS encoding AbrB/MazE/SpoVT family DNA-binding domain-containing protein; this translates as MEIARVDGRGRVVIPKRIRERVGIREGSRVRVGVDGGRVVIELLESVADKYFGAFEVAVWPEDVDEYAAEAVRRWWSRKAT